The Caldicellulosiruptoraceae bacterium PP1 nucleotide sequence ATACTTTGTTCTTAAAAAAAATGGATATCACCATTTTAGTAAAACGTATAAAGAACATTTGGAATTCCAAAAACAGAATGAAGGAGAAAAACAATAATGGATTTAAGTCAAGATATTTTAAACAGCTTTATTCGAAATAATTTATATTCCATTAACCCATTATTAGAAAAAATGGAACATTACTCAAAAATAAACAATGTTCCAATTGTTGCAAAAGAGGTTTCACGATTACTATATATTTTAACAATGTTAAAAAAACCTGAGCGTATTTTAGAAATTGGCACTGCAATTGGTTATTCAACTTTATCCATGTTTTATGGTTATAAAAATACCCAAATTATTACTATTGAACGTGATTTTGATATGGTAATAAAGGCTAAAGAGTTTTTTAAAAAGGCAAATGCAATTGATAATATCCATGTAATTGGTGCAGAAGCAGAAGAAGCACTAAAATCAATAGATGGTAATTTTGATTTGGTGTTTATTGATGCTGCAAAAGCTCAGTATATTGAATTTTTCAATTTAGTAAAAGATAAACTTAATGACAATTCAATTATTATTTGTGATAATGTTTTGTATCGTGGTATGGTTTTGGGCAAAAAATATTTACAAAGAAGAATGGTAACCATTGCTAAAAGAATGGACAAATTTATCAAAATGGTATTAGAAGATAAGCAATTTATATCTACTTTATTACCAGTTAGCGATGGCATATTAATTTCAATAAAGGCAAGTAATGTGGAGGGAATTTAAGTGGAGATAAAAAAACTAGAATTATTAGCACCAGCAGGTGATTTAGAAAAACTAAAGGTTGCAGTTCTTTATGGAGCTGATGCTGTATATATTGGCGGGAAAAGCTTTGGGCTTAGAAAGAATGCAGGAAATTTTTCTTATGAAGATATGGCTGAAGCAGTAGAATTTGCACATAAATATGGAAAAAAGATATATATAACTGCAAATATTTTTGCCCATAACAATGATATAGATAAATTAGATAATTTTTTAGAAACAATAAAAGAATTAAAATTTGACGGAATTATTGTTTCAGATCTTGGAATATTTAAAAAAGCTATTAAAACAGGAATTCCAGTTCATATAAGCACTCAAGCAAATACCACAAATTACCAATCAGCTTTATTTTGGTATGAGCTTGGAGCAAAAAGGGTTGTTTTAGCTCGTGAATTAAGTTTAGAAGAAATTAAAGAAATAAGAGACAAAACACCTAAAGATTTAGAAATTGAGGCATTTGTTCATGGTGCTTTATGTATTTCTTACTCTGGAAGATGCTTTTTAAGTAACTACATGACATATAGAGATGCAAATTTAGGTGATTGTGCACATCCATGTAGATATAAATATTATGTTGTTGAGGAAAAAAGACCAAATCAATATTTCCCTATAATAGAAAATGAGACAGGAACTTATATATTCAATTCAAAAGATTTATGTATGATTGAATATATTGATAAGTTAGTTTTCTCAGGTATTGATAGCTTTAAGATTGAAGGAAGAATGAAAAGTAGCTTTTATATTGCAACAGTTGTGAGCAACTATAGGAAGGCCATAGATAAATTTATAAAAGATCCATATAATTTTGCTCCCGAAGAAGAGTGGCTTATTGAAATAGCTAAATGTAGCCATAGAAGTTATACGACAAACTTCTACTTTGGTAAACCTAACCAAAATGATTATAAATATGAGTCAAGCCAATATATAAGAGAATATGATTTTGTTGGTATTGTAAAGGATATTATAAATGAAAATTTTGCAATTGTTGAGCAACGAAACAGATTTTTTAAGGGTGATTTAGTTGAGGTTATGCTTCCTGATGGAACCTATTTTGAACAAACTATTGATTTCATTGAAGACCAAGATGGAAATCAAATTGATGTTTGTCCTCATCCACAACAATTAGTAAAAATAAGATTTGATAAAAAAGTAACACAATATGCAATGTTAAGAAAAAAATCTGAATAAATTTTAAATGGACATGCAACAAAATTGCAAAAATAGAATATAATTGTAATTGGAGCCCTTATTAAAGATGATTTTTAATGTATTTTATAAAAAATGGAGCAAGTTTTCCTCAGCCTTTATCAGAAGAAGAAGAAAAGAAATATTTAGAATTAATGTGGGCGGGGGATATTGGAGCAAGAAATATTTTAATTGAGAAAAATCTAAGATTAGTAGCTCATATAGCAAAAAAATATACGTCTACTTTTCCTAATATATGCGAAGATATAATTTCTGTTGGAACAATTGGACTCATAAAAGCCATTGAATCTTTTTCAAATAATAAAAAAACACGACTTTCAACATATGCTGCAAAATGCATTGATAATGAAATTTTAATGTTTTTGAGACAAAACAAGAAATTTAATTTACAGGTTTCATTAAATGACCCTATTGGAATTGATAAGGATGGTAATGAAATAACTTTGATGGATGTTATTCAAAATGAAGATAATGATGTTGATGAGGCTGTTGATATAAAAATACTTCTTAAGAAACTTTCAGGAAAACTTAAAAATGTATTAAAAGGACGAGAAAAAAAGGTTATTGAACTAAGATATGGTCTTTGTGATAATCAAGAAAAAACACAAATAGAGGTTGCAAATATACTTGGAATTTCAAGATCTTATGTATCCCGAATTGAAAAGAAGGCATTAAAAAAGCTTTATAATGAGCTTCAAATGTAAGCATAATTTATATTTTTTAAAAAAGAAGCTACAGCTATTGATTCAATATAGCTAGTAGCTTTTTTTATTTGTACTCATTTTAAATTGTACATAATATATAAAAAATAAAATATTATTTATTAAAAATATGAAAATATCTAATAATATATTGACATTATTTTATATTAAATTTATAATCAATAGTAAGCATAAAAAATCATAAATGAGCATACGAATAATCATAAATAAGCATTATTGATATTTATCAGGGAGCATGATTATTATGTTTGAAGAAGAAAGAAAACAAAAAATCGTCCAATATGTTCAAGAACATTTAAGGGCATCTGTTCAAGAGTTAAGTTATTTATTTAATGTTTCAGAATCAACTATAAGGCGTGATCTTAAAGAATTAGAAGATGCAAAACTAATTAAAAGAACACATGGTGGAGCTGTTAGTTTAGAAAGTGTAAACTTTGAGCCAACATTTATTGAAAAAGAAGATAAATTTAAAAATGAAAAGGAAAAAATAGCTAAAAAAGCTTCTGAATTTATTCAAAAAGGCGATACTATTTTAATAGATTCAGGGACAACAACATTATATCTTGCAAAAGAACTTAAAAAAGTATCTGATATAACTGTTGTAACCAACTCAATTATTATTGCTTACGAACTACAAACTCAAGATAATATAGAGATTGTAATAATTGGAGGAACTCTTAGAAAAAACACACGAGCTTTGGTCGGACCTATATCAGAATATGCATTAAATATGCTTAGAGTTGATAAAGCATTTATTGCAACAAATGGTATTGATGTTGAAGAAGGGTTGACTACACCTAACATTATTGAGGCAGCTACAAAGAGAAAAATGATTGAAATATCTAAAGAAACAATTTTGCTTGCTGACCATAGTAAAGTAGGCAAAGTTTCTTTTGCACAATTTGCTGATATCTCAGATATTGATAAATGGGTTACTGATGAAAAAGTTGAAGCTAACATAATAAGCAGAATTGAAAATAAAGGAACAACTATATATATAGCAAATTATTAGGAGGATAATAGTGAAACATATATTAACTGTTACATTAAACCCAGCTATTGATAAAACAATTACTTTAGAGAAATTTAACTTAGGTACACTAAATAGAGTGAAAGAAATTAAAATTGATCCTGGCGGAAAAGGAATAAATGTTGCAAAAGTTCTTAAAAAGTTTGGAATGAATGTTTTAGCAACAGGATTGATAGCAGGTAAACAGGGGCAATTGTTATTAGACTACTTAAACAAAGCTAATATTAATAATGATTTTTTTATAATAGAAGGTGAAACTCGAACAAATATAAAGATATTTGATGAACATACAAGTACAATTACAGAAATAAATGAACAAGGATTTTATGTAAATGAAAAAGATATAGAAAAGTTTATTGATAAATTTACTAAACTACTTGATAACACATCTTTGTTAATATTAAGCGGCAGTTTGCCACTAGGATTAGACAGTAAAATTTATTATGAATTAATTCAAATTGCAAATAAAAAAGGTGTATATACAATTCTTGACGCAGATGGTGACGCTTTAAGATATGGTATTAATGGTATACCATATGCTATAAAACCTAATATAAATGAATTAAACGGACTATTTAATGTAAACTTACAAGATAGTAGAGATATTATAAAAGTTTCAAAACAACTTATTGAGTTAGGGATAAAAATTATTCTTGTTTCTAATAGCGAAAAAGGAGCATATTTAATTACAACAGCCAATGCTTACAAAATAAATACATTTAGAATTGACTGCAAAAGTTCGGTTGGAGCTGGTGATTCAATGGTTGCTACACTTGCCTATTGCTTAATTAATAACTTTAATATTTTTGAAATAGCTAAATGGGTTACTGCTGCTGGAACAATAACTGCATCAAAACCTGGGACTGAGGTTTGTTCTATTGAAGAAGTAAAAAAATCTTTAGACTTGATTAATGTCGAAGATTTGTCATGTTGGTTATAGCTCTTAATAATTTTTTAAGGTTTATCTTATAATAAATTGGGAGGTTGTGAATATGAAAAAGATTTTGGGAGTAACTGCATGTCCAACTGGTATTGCACATACCTATATTATCAATAACCTTGACATGTCTAATTGTAAATTATTATTAAATGATATATTAAAATTGCCATCTACAAAAGAGATTCAGCTTTTATTAGAAGACTTCTATAAAAATAATTTAAAATATTAAAAGCCGCATTTGCGGCTTTTTTACTTATATTTGGTCGGGATGACAGGATTTGAACCTGCGACTCCTTGGTCCCGAACCAAGTGCGCTACCAAACTGCGCTACATCCCGATATAATTTTTTTGCAATTTACTATAAAACATTATATAATATACAACAAAAAAATCAATATCACAAAGGAGTTAATTAATTTGAAGATTATTAGAAAACGATATATTCCTGAAGAGGAAATTGATATTTCAGGAGATATTATACTTTTCCATAATGAAGATATACTTATTACAAAATGGCTACCTATTCATAAAAGACAGGATATTGTTAACGGAATGTCCTGCCTTTTTTTTAAAGAAGGTATTAAAATAAGTAAAATGTATAATTCTGACAACAGGTTACTTTACACATATTGTGATATTGTAAGAACAAATATAAAGGATGATACATTAATAATTGAAGATTTATTGTTAGATGTAGTTATTTATCCAGATAAAACCTATAAAGTGTTAGACATTGATGAATTAATTGAATTAAGGAAAAATAATAAAATATCTGAGGATTTAATGCTTGAAGCATTATCTAAACTAAACTATTTATTAAATGATATTTATAATGGATTTACACTTGATGTGTTAGAAAAAAGATTTTGGGAGGTATAAAGCATGATAATTATTGGTGAAAAGATAAACTCATCGGTTAAAACTGTAAAAGAAGCTATTGAAAATAAAAATTATGATTTTTTAATTGATTTAGCAAAAAAGCAAGAAGCATCAGGGGCAAATTATATTGATATAAATAGTGGTGTATTTATTGAAAATGAAGCCGAAGTAATGAAAACATTGATAGAATTAATACAAGATAGTGTTAGTGTTCCACTATCTTTAGACAGCTCAAATCCTGATGTTATTGTAGAAGCTGTAAAAGTATATAATAAATCCACAGCTCTTTATAATTCGATTATTTTTGATAAATATGTTTTAGATAAAGCTATACCTGTAATTAAAGAATACAATATGTCTGTTATTGCTTTATTAATGGAAAACAACCAAATACCAGAAGACAGCTCAGAAAGAATAGAAATAGCAAAAAGACTTGTTGAATATTTGAACAAAAATGGTATAGATAATAGTAGGATATTTTTAGATCCAATGGTTCAACCACTTTCAATTGATCAAAGATATATAAATGTTTCGTTAGAGACAATTAAATTGATAAAACAAACATTTAGTGATATAAATATTATTTGTGGATTATCAAATGTATCTTATGGCTTACCAAATAGAAAGTGGATAAATAGATCCTTTGTTAGTTTAGCTATATATTTTGGTTTAAATAGTGCTATTTTAGATCCGCTTGACAAAACATTGCTTAATTTAATTTATGCTTCTGAAGCATTAAATGGTACAGATGAATATTGTATGGAATACATTTTAAAAGCAAGAGAAGGTTCACTTGATTAAGTTAATTAACTTGGAAAGGATTATTATTTATGCTCAAAGTCACAAACGTCAAAAAAGGCAGTTTAGCAGAAAAAATAGGTATTAATTTAGGAGATTATATAATTTCAATAAATAATATTCAAATATATGATTTGTTAGATTATATGTATGCATCATATAATAAAGATATAGAAATTATTTATATTAAAGAGAACACAACATTCAAAAAATTTATTAGGAAAAAAGAGTATCAAGATTTGGGAATTGAGTTTGAAGATTTAGTTGATAAAATTAGAGGTTGTGAAAATAAATGTATTTTTTGCTTTATCGATCAGCTTCCAAAAGGTTTAAGAGATACTTTATATATTAAGGATGACGATTCAAGGCTATCGCTTCTTACAGGGAACTATATAACTTTAACAAATTTAAAAGATAAAGATTTTGAAAAAATTATAAAATACCACATAAGTCCATTAAAGATTTCTGTGCATACAACTAACCCTGAATTAAGAGTATTTATGCTAAAAAATAAAAGAGCAGCTTTGATAAAAGAGCAACTTAAACAGCTATCATATCATGGCATTGAATTTGATACGCAAATAGTTTTAGTAAAAAATGTTAATGACGGTAAAGAACTCAAGAACACTATTGAAGATCTTTCAACTTTTTTTCCAAATATAAAGAGTATTTCTGTTGTCCCAGTTGGGCTTACAAAGTATAGAGAAAATTTGTATGATATTAAGCCCTTTGATAAAGAATCTTCGCTTGAAATAATAAATACGATTGAAATGTATCAAAGAATATTTTTAAAAAAATATGGCACCAGATTAGTTTATGCAGCAGATGAATTTTTTATAAATGCTGGGTTGGAAATTAAATCAGTTTCTTCTTATGAAGATTTCAGACAAATAGAAAACGGAGTTGGAATGGTTTCTTTGTTTATACATCAATTTAAAAATACTTTAAGTAAATTAAAAGGTAATAGTAATATTAAAAAAGAATTAAGTATTGCAACAGGCCAAAGTGCTTATAATTTTTTAAAATGTTTACTAACTGAATTTAATAAAAAATATCAAAATATTAATATAAAATTATATTGTATTGAAAATAAATTTTTTGGTAATTCTGTAACAGTATCTGGACTTTTAACTGGACAAGATATAATTGAACAACTTAAGAATAAAGAATTAGGTAGCTATTTACTATTACCAGATAATTGTATTAACTATGACCAAAAATTTTTAGATGATGTAACTGTTAGAGAATTAGAAAATCAACTTAACATCCCTATATTTTTTGTACCAAATAATGGAAGAAAATTGATATACTATATTTTAAAAGGTGGTGAAAATTCATGAAACCAACTGTAGCAATTGTTGGTCGCCCAAATGTTGGAAAATCAACATTATTTAATAGATTAATTGGTGAAAGAAGAGCAATAGTTGATGATATACCTGGTGTTACAAGAGATAGAATAATTGGGACAACTGAATGGAATGGAATTACTTTTGACATTATTGATACAGGTGGTATAGAGCCCTATTCTGAAGATATTATTTTAAAACAAATGAGGAGACAAGCTCAATTTGCAATCGATATGTCAGATGTAATTATTTTCATGGTTGATGGTAGAGAGGGGTTAAATCAATCTGATAAAGAAGTTGCTGATATGTTAAGAAAATCAAAAAAACATGTTGTTTTAGCTGTAAATAAAATTGATAATTATAATATGGAAAATAATAAGTATGAATTTTATGAACTTGGTTTTGGTGACCCAATATCTATTTCATCAGAACATGGTTCTGGTATTGGCGATGTTCTTGATTTAGTTGTTAGTTTATTTGAAAAAGAGGGAATAAATGAAACAGAAGATGATTCGATAAAAGTCAGCATAATTGGAAAACCAAATACAGGTAAATCCTCATTAGTAAATAGAATTCTAGGTGAAGAGAGACTCATTGTAAGTGATATTCCGGGAACAACAAGAGATGCAATTGATACAGCCATTGAATTTAATTCTAAGAGATATACCTTAATTGATACTGCCGGTATTAGAAGAAAAAGCAAAATATATGACGAAATAGAGAAATATAGCATCTTACGAACCAAATCTGCCATAGAAAGAAGTGATATTTGCATCATTATGATAGATGCAACAGAAGAAGTATCAGAACAGGACGCTAAAGTAGCAGGACTTGCATTAGAAGCTGGCAAAGGATGTATAATAGCAGTAAATAAATGGGATGCTGTTGAAAAAAATTATAAATCAGTTGAAGAATACAAAACAAAGGTATATGAAAAATTAAGTTTCTTAACTTTTGCACCAATAATATTTATTTCAGCAAAAACCGGCTTAAGAATTAATAAACTTCTTGAAATGGTTGACTATGTTTATCAAAATTACACTCGCAGGATTACAACTGGCCAATTAAATGATGTCTTGGCCGAAGCTACAACAGTATTTCAACCACCATCAGATAAAGGAAAACAACTTAAAATATATTATATGACTCAAGTGGGTAGTAATCCTCCTAAAATAGCATTATTTGTGAATGAAAAAAAATTATTTCATTTTTCGTATCAAAGGTATATAGAAAACTATATTAGAAAAACATACGATTTTGTTGGAACTCCTTTGTTTTTTATTATTAGAGAGAAAGGAGAAAAGATATGAAGGCATTACAAATTTTATTAATTTTATCTGTAGGATATCTTATAGGTAGTGTTCTTTCGGCGTTAGTAATTGGTAAATTAACAAATGGTGTTGACGTTAGAAAATATGGCAGTGGTAATCCTGGTACAACTAACGTATTAAGAACTCTTGGTGTTTTACCTGCTATTTCTGTTTTCTTTTTAGATGTTTTTAAAGGTATTGTTGCTGTTATTTTTGCAAAAATTGTAATGCAAGATGATATTGTTCTTGCACAAACATTAGGAGCTGTTGCTGTTATATGTGGACACACTTGGCCTTTATATTTCAATTTTAAGGGAGGAAAAGCTGCTGCAACATCTTGGGGTGCTGCATTAGCAATTCATCCTACCATAGCAATTGCTGTTCTATTATTTGCTGTTTTAGTTGTTGCAATTAAAAGATATATGTCTTTGGGTGTTATGTCAGGAGCATTTTTTTACTTAATAATTGTACTTATATTTGCAAGAGAATACTGGTTTTTAGCGTTGTTTATTCTAATAGTTATTTTAATTCGTCACAGAGAAAATATTAAAAGATTAATTAATGGAACAGAGAGAAAAGTTGGTGAAAGGATAAGATTTAAATAATATGCTGAACAAATACAATAAATTAGCAAAATATTATTATGAATATACCTCTATTTTTAACAATAATAAACTAATGTACAAAATAATTAATAAAACACTTCAACAAATAAATAATAAAAAATTAAAAATATTAGATGTCGGATGTGGGACAGGGGAAGTAACACAAAAAATATTTAAAAGAGGATTTCATAAAATTACTGGTATTGATAAATCGTTCAGTATGATAGAAATTGCCAGAAAAAGAAATAGAAAAATTAAATTTATAAGAATAGATTTTTTTAAATTTAGCACTCGAAAAAAGTTTGATGTAATAATAGTAACAACTGACGTTATTAATCATATTAATAAACAGAAAATAAATGATTTTTTTAAAAAGTGTTATAGATTATTAAAATACAATGGTATTATTATCTTTGATATAAACCTATACCAATACTTAAAAAATATTTCTAATAAAAGATTTATTAAAAAAATAAATAACTCTACAATAGTATGGGATACTAAAAGATTTGGGAATATACTTTATATTTATCTGTTATTTAAAACTAATAAAAATAGTTTTTTAGAAAAGTATAAACAATATATGTATTCTGAAGCTTACATAGAAAAAATTTTAAAATATAATAAATTTTATATATTATCAAAAAAATATGATTATAAATATATAATTAATAAGCGTTCAAAAGCATTTTATATTTTAGCTAAAAATAATATATAATTTCAAAACTTTTATTTTATACTTGGCTTAATTCTAAATTAAGTATAAAAGAATAATTATATTGCCAGAGGGTAAAATAGATTTATAAAATTATTATTATATTTTTTGAATTTATTTAAGAAGGTGAAAATAATGCGTGGAAAAGTAAAGTGGTTTAACCCAGATAAAGGGTATGGATTTATTAACACTGAGAATGGAGAAGATATCTTTGTTCATTTTTCATCAATTGATATGGAAGGATATAAAACATTAGCTGAAGGGCAATTAGTAGAATTTGATATTGTAAAAGGTGATAAAGGTAATCAGGCTGTTAATGTTAGAAAAGTAAAATAAAAAATTTATGATAAAATATATTTAAGAGGCTGAAAAATTTGCAGCCTCTTTTTGATTGAGGAGGTATATATAAATGTCTAAAGTGATTAGAGCAATTACAAAAGATAGAAAAGCTATATTATTTGTTATGGATTCTACTGATATTGTTGAACAAGCTACTACTATACATAATTTACCCCCCATTCCTGCAGCTGCATTAGGAAGGCTTCTAACAGCTGCTTCGATGATGGGGTTAATGCTAAAATCTGAAGACCATACAGTAAGTCTTCAAATTCAATGTAACGGTGTTTTAAGAGGTTTAGTAGCAGTAGCTGATTCACAAGGAAATGTAAAAGGGTATGTAAAAAACAAAGAAGTTATTACAGAAATAAATAAATTAGGTAAGCTTAATGTCAAAGGAGCAATAGGTAATGGGACTTTAACAGTTATAAAAGACCTAAAGCTAAAAGAACCATATATAGGACAGATACAATTAGTATCTGGCGAAATTGCCGAAGATATAACACATTATTTTGCTATATCAGAACAAACTCCATCGGCAGTAGCTTTAGGTGTTTTAATTGATAAGGATTTAAAAATTGTTTCAGCTGGAGGAATGATAATACAACTATTACCTGATGCAGATAATAAATTTATTGAGTTAGTTGAACAAAGAATAAGAGGGCTAAGTAATTTTTCTAAGATTTTAAAAGAAAAAGATGTTGATACTATAGCAAAAGATATTTTTGAAGATATTGATTATGAAATTTTAAATGAATATAACCCAACTTACAAATGTGATTGCTCATATGAAAAAGCAAAAACATTAATTACACTTTTAAATGATGATGAGATAAATGATCAAGAAGATATTGAAATAGTATGTAGTTTCTGTGAAAAAAAATATATTATTTCGAGAGAAGAAGCAATTAAAATAAAAAACATTGAGAAAAACGAAGAAAAATAAAGATATAATTAATAATTACACATGAAAACTTAAATAATACCCGAAAAAAGCTAAAAATGAGCTAAAAAAGCCTAAAAAGACTGTTGAAAATATGATGGATGTTAAGTATAATAAATCATGTCGCCGCTGATGAAGCGGCTGACAAAAAAGGGCGCTTAGCTCAGCTGGGAGAGCACCTGCCTTACAAGCAGGGGGTCACAGGTTCGAGCCCTGTAGTGCCCACCAAATATGGCCCAGTAGCTCAGTCGGTTAGAGCGCCAGCCTGTCACGCTGGAGGTCGAGGGTTCGAGCCCCTTCTGGGTCGCCATTAAGAGCCTCGGTAGCTCAGTCGGTAGAGCAGAGGACTGAAAATCCTCGTGTCGGTGGTTCGATTCCGCCCCGAGGCACCATATATGAGAAGAGCGGGAATAGCTCAGTTGGTAGAGCGCTACCTTGCCAAGGTAGATGTCGCGGGTTCGAGTCCCGTTTCCCGCTCCAATTATTTATATGGCGCCATAGCCAAGCGGTAAGGCAAGGGTCTGCAAAATCCTGATTCCCCGGTTCAAATCCGGGTGGCGCCTCCAAATTAATTAATATCAAACCTGTTTATATAATTAAACAGGTTTTTTTGTATTTTTGAAGGATTTTTTCAATTTATGTAGAATATTATATTTAACAATGTAACTAACTTGAAGGAGGAGATTTAACTTGAGTGGATATGTCTTACTTATCTACAGTGTTATTGTATTTGCTGTATTAGTTATTTTTGGTTTGGTTAAATTTATTTTCGCACAAGATAAAGGTACTCCCAAAATGCAAGAAATATCTAATGCAATTAGAGAAGGAGCAATGGCTTTTTTAAACAGACAATATAAAACTATTGGTATTTTAGCAATTATTGTTGCATTAATTATTATTCTTGCAAACTATTTTGGAAATCTTTCAAAAGGTTCTGCTCATGCTATTAGTATTGCTCTTCATATAGGATTTGCATTTATTACCGGTGCATTATGTTCAGCTATTTCTGGTTATATAGGTATGTATGTTGCAGTAAATTCAAATATTAGAGCTGCTTCTGGTGCAAAAAGCGGGCTTAATAAAGCCCTTCAAATAGCATTAAGAGGTGGGGCTGTAACAGGTCTTGCTGTAACCGCTTTATCATTACTTGGGGTTGCTACATTATTTTTAATTTATGGTGGTGCATCAGGGAAAGCAGAATTAATAAAAGAAGCCCCATCATTGATAGTAGGATTTGGATTTGGAGCTTCTTTTGTTGCTTTATTTGCTCAGCTTGGTGGCGGAATTTACACAAAAGCTGCCGATGTTGGAGCTGACCTTGTTGGTAAGGTAGAAGCAGGAATTCCAGAAGATGACCCAAGAAATCCTGCAGTTGTAGCTGACCTTGTAGGTGATAATGTTGGTGATTGTGCAGGAAGAGGTGCTGACCTTTTTGAATCAACAGCTGCTGAAAATATAGGTGCTATGATATTAGGTGTTGCTTTGTATCCAGTATTCGGATGGAAAGGTATTCTATTCCCTTTAGTAGCTCGTGCAATAGGTATAATTTCATCTGTTATTGGTTTGTTCTTTGTTAACACAAAAGATGAAAGTAAAGATCCAATGAAGGCATTAAACAAAGGATATTTTGTAACATCGGTATTAAATTTAATTGCCTTAGTGTTTATTGTTAAATCAATGCTTACAGGTAAACTGCCAGATGGTTCTCAAGTTCAATGGGGGCTTCTATATGGGTGTGCTGTAACAGGTATTGTTCTTTCATATATATTTGTTTGGTTAACTGATTATTATACATCATATCATTATAGACCTGTTAAAGAAATTGCTAAAGCATCAACAACAGGCCCAGCAACTAATATTATTACAGGTGTTTCAGTTGGTATGGAATCAACAGCTCTTCCAGTATTTTTTATATCAATTGCAATCTTTATTGCATATAAACTTGGTGAATTAGCATTACCTGGTTTTGCAAATGGTGGGCTTTACGGAACTGCTATTGCAACAATGGGAATGTTATCAACT carries:
- a CDS encoding sodium-translocating pyrophosphatase encodes the protein MSGYVLLIYSVIVFAVLVIFGLVKFIFAQDKGTPKMQEISNAIREGAMAFLNRQYKTIGILAIIVALIIILANYFGNLSKGSAHAISIALHIGFAFITGALCSAISGYIGMYVAVNSNIRAASGAKSGLNKALQIALRGGAVTGLAVTALSLLGVATLFLIYGGASGKAELIKEAPSLIVGFGFGASFVALFAQLGGGIYTKAADVGADLVGKVEAGIPEDDPRNPAVVADLVGDNVGDCAGRGADLFESTAAENIGAMILGVALYPVFGWKGILFPLVARAIGIISSVIGLFFVNTKDESKDPMKALNKGYFVTSVLNLIALVFIVKSMLTGKLPDGSQVQWGLLYGCAVTGIVLSYIFVWLTDYYTSYHYRPVKEIAKASTTGPATNIITGVSVGMESTALPVFFISIAIFIAYKLGELALPGFANGGLYGTAIATMGMLSTCAYILAMDTFGPITDNAGGITEMSGAPEEVRLVTDRLDACGNTTKALTKGYAIGSAALATFLLFSAYLDEVKKILGKPLESWFSVDIGKPEVFIGAFLGAMIVYLFSSTAIRAVGRAAQYVILEVRRQFKEIPGIMEGTAKPDYAKCVDIVTRGALKEMVIPGLIVVAAPIIVGVLLGKEAAAGFLMIGTIAGVILALFLNNGGGAWDNAKKFIELGNYGGKRSEAHKAGVVGDTVGDPFKDTAGPSLHVLVKLISTITLVFVALFR